One genomic region from Vibrio sp. STUT-A11 encodes:
- a CDS encoding SDR family oxidoreductase: MSRHAVVTGASSGIGQAIAETLLSSGWKVTGLSRTKVEHENPNFVSQTVDLFDTNNLIHCLENLPPVDAVIHAAGKMVAAPLGQLNIEESQSIWHLHVHVAEILANHFAPKLEQGGRIVIIGSRTSKGVAGRSQYVATKSALFGMVRSWAAELAPKGVTANIIAPGATETPMLLNPDRKSSPPKLPPMGRYISPYEVAEYVKFILSAHASTITGQELVMCGGASL; the protein is encoded by the coding sequence ATGAGTCGTCATGCTGTCGTTACAGGTGCAAGTTCCGGAATAGGACAAGCGATTGCCGAAACGTTGCTCTCTTCAGGGTGGAAAGTTACCGGATTAAGCCGCACTAAAGTTGAACATGAGAACCCGAACTTTGTCAGTCAGACTGTAGATTTGTTCGATACCAATAACTTAATTCACTGCTTGGAAAACTTACCTCCGGTCGATGCGGTTATTCACGCGGCAGGCAAAATGGTTGCAGCGCCGTTAGGTCAACTAAACATTGAAGAAAGTCAGTCTATTTGGCACCTTCATGTTCACGTGGCAGAAATATTAGCTAATCACTTCGCACCTAAATTGGAACAGGGTGGTCGGATTGTGATTATCGGCAGTCGCACTTCGAAAGGCGTTGCTGGCCGTTCCCAATATGTCGCGACTAAATCAGCGTTGTTTGGCATGGTGCGCAGTTGGGCCGCTGAGTTAGCGCCAAAAGGAGTGACAGCCAACATTATCGCGCCGGGAGCAACGGAAACCCCAATGTTGCTAAACCCTGACCGAAAATCATCTCCACCCAAGCTTCCACCGATGGGGCGTTATATATCTCCGTATGAAGTCGCAGAGTACGTGAAATTTATCCTTTCAGCTCATGCAAGCACTATTACTGGACAGGAACTGGTGATGTGCGGGGGCGCATCTCTGTAG
- a CDS encoding exo-alpha-sialidase: MNQEAITVERDGKVVPVEHREQYYNAMLPSDYPQNHASNLLVLPNGDLLCTWFAGTQEGVSDISILCSRLRKGSNEWEPAVKLSNDPERSEQNPVLFLDPDNTLWLLWTAQLAGNQDTAIVRYRKSFDMGETWQDIDVLIDKPGTFIRQPIVVLPNGNWLLPIFNCTIKPGEKWVGNYDTSSVKISEDKGQTWRDVDVPDSLGCVHMSVALLKNGSLIAVYRSRWADSIYKSYSHDNGETWSAPVPTELPNNNSSIQLTALNNGDLAMVFNNMSAEGATDRRSSLYDEIEDGSDAKEPEIIDGKSAFWGAPRAPMSLAISKDDGASWSIVAHLDEGDGFCMTNNSQEKLNREFSYPTITQSSDGAIHIAYTYFRQAIKYVRINHL; this comes from the coding sequence ATGAATCAAGAAGCTATTACTGTAGAACGTGACGGTAAAGTCGTGCCAGTTGAGCATCGTGAGCAATACTATAATGCAATGCTACCTTCCGACTATCCTCAAAACCATGCGTCGAATTTGCTTGTTTTACCAAATGGTGACTTGCTATGTACCTGGTTCGCAGGGACGCAAGAAGGGGTATCTGATATTTCGATTCTGTGTTCGCGCCTTCGTAAAGGCTCGAACGAATGGGAGCCAGCGGTAAAACTGTCCAATGATCCAGAGCGTTCAGAGCAAAACCCAGTATTATTCTTAGACCCAGACAACACACTTTGGTTGTTATGGACGGCTCAACTGGCGGGTAACCAGGACACCGCGATCGTACGTTACCGAAAATCATTTGATATGGGTGAAACATGGCAAGATATCGATGTATTGATCGATAAGCCAGGAACCTTCATCCGCCAGCCTATCGTGGTTTTACCAAACGGTAATTGGTTGTTGCCAATATTTAACTGCACGATCAAACCAGGTGAGAAATGGGTGGGTAATTACGACACCAGTAGCGTGAAGATCTCGGAAGACAAAGGCCAAACTTGGCGTGATGTCGACGTTCCAGATAGCCTGGGTTGCGTGCATATGTCTGTGGCGCTGCTAAAAAATGGTTCTCTGATCGCGGTATACCGCAGTCGTTGGGCTGATTCTATTTACAAAAGCTACTCCCATGACAATGGCGAGACCTGGAGTGCACCAGTTCCAACTGAGCTGCCAAACAACAACTCTTCGATTCAGCTTACCGCGTTGAATAATGGTGATCTGGCGATGGTCTTTAATAATATGAGTGCAGAAGGTGCAACGGATCGTCGTAGCTCTTTATATGATGAAATTGAAGATGGTAGCGACGCGAAAGAGCCTGAAATTATCGATGGGAAAAGTGCATTCTGGGGTGCTCCTCGTGCACCAATGTCACTGGCTATCTCTAAAGATGACGGCGCAAGCTGGTCGATCGTTGCGCATTTAGATGAAGGCGATGGTTTCTGTATGACGAACAATTCACAAGAAAAACTCAACCGTGAATTCTCATACCCGACGATTACTCAATCAAGCGATGGTGCCATTCATATTGCTTACACCTACTTCCGCCAAGCAATTAAATACGTACGTATTAATCACCTCTAA
- a CDS encoding universal stress protein: protein MKYKHILVALELADESTVLIDRAVEMANYLDSNISFIHVDGTHGEIYRELVDIKANPDHVPLNEHSMECLKTFSDYMDYPLKHFFVGTGDLADKLETTIKEQEVDLLICGHHQDLWSKLISYSRHLINKSPVDILVVPIHD, encoded by the coding sequence ATGAAATACAAACATATTCTTGTCGCACTGGAACTTGCAGATGAAAGCACAGTGCTGATTGATAGAGCAGTAGAAATGGCAAACTATCTCGACTCCAACATTTCATTCATCCATGTGGATGGTACTCATGGTGAAATTTATCGCGAGCTCGTGGATATCAAAGCAAACCCAGATCATGTACCACTAAACGAGCATTCAATGGAGTGTCTAAAAACGTTCAGCGACTATATGGACTACCCACTTAAACATTTCTTTGTGGGTACTGGCGATTTGGCTGATAAACTAGAAACAACCATCAAAGAGCAAGAAGTCGACTTACTGATCTGTGGCCACCATCAGGATTTGTGGAGCAAGCTTATCTCCTACTCTCGTCATCTCATAAATAAGTCACCAGTCGACATTCTGGTTGTGCCTATTCACGACTAG
- a CDS encoding TRAP transporter fused permease subunit: MNYKNFMKALTAVIGIAYIVFLLRQFFYPLSPLTAASIHVFTATALVLCFQPLEFKNGAFLYLGRIINLIFIGLTLSVVYHYYTSIPRLETRLEMIDDVLFSDKYAFIVGCLMLFEAVRRSVGFSLLSVVIVFVAYGFLGPYFPGWTAFEGFSLDTMTELISMQADGLFGITASTAVNFVFFFVMFGSVFTMTGGGSVFIDLAMKATASLTGGAAKMSLLGSALFGMVSGSAVANTTSTGVLTIPIMKRSGYSKEQAAATEAIASTGGQLMPPIMGIAAFVMADMLGIPYAEIAAAGIIPAAAFYFALFIIIDLRARKTGTGNISKEDLQFEPILPRLHLLISPAFLVIALISGYSAPYAAFIGTVFALIAPLFRKHTRYSYKIIYPMVMDVAKQMSWVSVPLASVGIIMVLATQSNLAFKFVEILSAVGENNLYLSLVMVIVGCIIMGMGLPTVAAYIIGSIIFAPAMIEMGVDVLAANMFIMYYCVLSMVTPPVALCAYAASAIGHSDSSKTGFIAFSYALVIFLVPFSFITDPVVLWKGSWYLILIAFMGMLMATFCWAVFLQGWLKKNLNIVERLLFLVASLGIVLDNSASPFWFFFIGMATMLILWCWKSSAKKVSSVTLA; this comes from the coding sequence ATGAACTACAAAAACTTTATGAAAGCACTAACTGCGGTAATTGGTATCGCATATATCGTGTTTTTACTTCGACAGTTTTTTTATCCGCTATCTCCTTTAACGGCTGCAAGTATTCATGTCTTTACGGCGACAGCTTTAGTTTTATGTTTTCAACCTCTTGAGTTTAAAAACGGCGCGTTTTTATATCTCGGTAGAATAATTAATCTTATTTTTATCGGATTAACCTTGTCGGTGGTATACCACTATTATACGTCAATCCCAAGGTTAGAAACCCGCCTGGAAATGATCGACGATGTATTATTCTCTGATAAATACGCGTTTATTGTTGGCTGTTTGATGCTATTTGAAGCAGTTCGACGTTCAGTAGGCTTCTCTCTTCTCTCTGTTGTTATTGTCTTTGTTGCCTACGGTTTCTTAGGTCCATACTTCCCAGGTTGGACTGCGTTTGAAGGCTTCTCTTTAGATACAATGACAGAGTTAATCAGTATGCAAGCTGACGGTCTGTTTGGTATCACAGCAAGTACCGCTGTTAACTTTGTATTCTTCTTCGTTATGTTTGGCAGTGTGTTCACCATGACAGGCGGCGGTAGCGTATTTATTGACTTAGCAATGAAGGCCACTGCATCTCTGACTGGTGGCGCAGCAAAAATGTCACTACTTGGCTCTGCTTTGTTTGGCATGGTGAGTGGATCTGCGGTTGCTAATACAACATCGACAGGTGTACTTACGATTCCGATCATGAAGCGCTCTGGCTACAGTAAAGAGCAAGCTGCAGCGACAGAAGCGATTGCTTCAACTGGTGGTCAGCTAATGCCACCTATCATGGGTATTGCAGCGTTTGTTATGGCTGACATGCTAGGTATTCCTTACGCTGAGATTGCTGCTGCAGGTATTATTCCGGCTGCTGCGTTTTACTTTGCACTGTTCATCATCATCGATCTACGTGCGAGAAAAACAGGCACAGGTAATATCTCGAAAGAAGATCTACAGTTTGAGCCGATTCTACCTCGCTTGCACCTATTGATCTCTCCAGCGTTCTTGGTTATCGCTCTGATTTCTGGATACTCTGCACCTTATGCGGCGTTCATTGGTACTGTATTTGCTCTGATTGCACCACTGTTTAGAAAGCATACTCGCTACAGCTACAAGATTATCTACCCGATGGTGATGGATGTGGCTAAACAAATGTCTTGGGTTTCAGTGCCTCTTGCCTCTGTGGGTATCATCATGGTGTTGGCGACTCAATCAAACCTGGCATTTAAGTTCGTAGAAATTTTGAGTGCAGTTGGTGAGAACAACCTATACCTATCACTGGTTATGGTGATTGTTGGTTGTATTATCATGGGTATGGGGCTGCCGACGGTTGCTGCCTACATCATCGGTTCAATCATCTTTGCTCCTGCAATGATTGAGATGGGTGTTGATGTACTGGCTGCAAACATGTTCATCATGTACTACTGCGTACTGTCAATGGTAACGCCACCCGTTGCACTCTGTGCTTACGCGGCATCGGCCATTGGTCATAGTGACTCGTCTAAAACTGGCTTTATCGCGTTCTCTTACGCACTGGTTATTTTCTTAGTACCGTTTAGCTTTATTACAGACCCTGTCGTGCTTTGGAAAGGTAGTTGGTATCTCATTCTGATTGCTTTCATGGGCATGCTAATGGCGACTTTCTGCTGGGCTGTATTCCTACAAGGCTGGTTGAAGAAAAATCTGAATATTGTGGAAAGATTACTCTTCCTAGTCGCGAGCTTAGGTATTGTATTAGATAACTCTGCATCACCGTTTTGGTTCTTCTTTATCGGTATGGCGACCATGTTAATTCTATGGTGCTGGAAGTCTTCTGCAAAAAAAGTTAGTTCAGTGACTCTCGCATAA
- the blaCARB gene encoding CARB/PSE/RTG family carbenicillin-hydrolyzing class A beta-lactamase — MRKILFLIALMVCSPLSHASKLHEDISLLEQQITGRIGIAVWDTQTDKHWAYRGDERFPLVGTVKTLACATMLSEMDTGILKKNATATVEKRDMVMWSPIMDKLAGQNVRIEHACEAAMLMNDNTATNLVLNEIGGPKSVMLFLRTIGDKATRLDSAEPIVNEAMPGDKHDTTTPNAMVNTLETLIDGDALSYESRIQLKIWMQDSKVSDSLMRSVLPSGWSIADRSGSGGNGSLGFNAVIWKENHKPVYISIYVAETELSLQAREQLIAQISQLILYKYQNL; from the coding sequence ATGAGAAAGATACTTTTTTTGATTGCGCTAATGGTCTGCTCACCTTTAAGTCACGCCTCTAAATTACATGAAGATATTTCTCTTCTTGAGCAACAGATCACTGGTCGCATAGGCATCGCCGTCTGGGATACTCAGACCGACAAACATTGGGCTTATCGTGGCGACGAAAGATTTCCTCTGGTAGGAACCGTTAAGACGTTAGCTTGCGCAACCATGCTGAGTGAGATGGATACCGGTATCCTCAAAAAAAATGCCACCGCGACTGTAGAAAAACGCGATATGGTGATGTGGTCTCCCATCATGGATAAACTGGCTGGGCAGAATGTCCGTATCGAGCATGCCTGCGAAGCCGCGATGTTGATGAACGATAACACGGCGACGAATCTCGTATTGAATGAAATCGGCGGGCCTAAGTCGGTCATGCTTTTCCTGCGTACCATCGGAGACAAAGCCACCAGACTCGACAGCGCTGAACCGATCGTCAACGAAGCTATGCCGGGCGATAAGCATGACACGACGACACCTAACGCCATGGTAAACACACTTGAAACACTGATCGATGGTGATGCGCTCTCTTATGAATCTCGAATTCAATTAAAAATTTGGATGCAAGACAGTAAAGTGTCTGATTCACTCATGCGTTCAGTTTTACCTTCAGGCTGGTCTATCGCAGATCGTTCAGGTTCTGGTGGCAACGGTTCACTTGGCTTTAACGCCGTCATCTGGAAAGAAAACCACAAGCCAGTTTATATAAGTATCTATGTTGCAGAAACCGAACTGTCTCTACAGGCAAGAGAACAACTCATCGCGCAAATTAGCCAGCTTATTTTATATAAGTACCAAAACCTCTAG
- a CDS encoding ferric reductase-like transmembrane domain-containing protein, whose product MKTVRNSIYVVIAVVSVLWFMSETQLLSSTQFFYWRSALIQYSGVIALGLMSIAMLLALRLPVIERWVNGMDKAYRAHKWLGISGVSLAIVHWLLYQVPKWLVESGILEKPLKHTGEGPAGHNLTGLEQWIVDLRDVGLSLGEWGFYLLLVLFGISLWGVVKYKPFKVSHRLMAAVYLMIAVHSVLLIKRAYWGEPIFYISIAFALIGSAAAFYSLLGLVGRMNRHSMKVKSTRFFPQARVMELVVTPTDSWQGHKAGQFAYVRFGNEDPHPFTIASANGEPELRFLIKELGDFTTGLFERIEAGDEVTLEGPYGRLEFDVSKPQIWIAGGVGIAVFFAILASLKQRRSHQPVHLFYCARGLDSHLVDELWHYAHHAEVELSVIDTQVSTRLNAKRIVKQCGDLADYELYFCGPEAFSDTLKQQLAEYQFDIEHHYHEELFVMR is encoded by the coding sequence ATGAAAACAGTACGGAATTCTATATATGTTGTGATTGCAGTCGTATCTGTTCTGTGGTTTATGAGCGAAACACAACTGCTGTCATCGACACAATTTTTTTATTGGCGCTCAGCGTTGATTCAATATTCTGGTGTGATAGCACTTGGTTTAATGTCCATTGCCATGTTGTTAGCGTTGCGATTGCCGGTTATAGAGCGCTGGGTGAATGGTATGGATAAAGCCTATCGAGCTCATAAGTGGTTGGGTATTTCCGGTGTGAGTTTAGCTATTGTGCATTGGCTTTTGTATCAAGTACCTAAATGGTTAGTCGAGTCCGGAATCCTAGAAAAGCCCCTTAAGCATACTGGGGAAGGGCCTGCCGGACATAACTTAACAGGATTGGAACAATGGATAGTGGATCTGCGCGATGTGGGACTTAGTCTCGGGGAGTGGGGATTTTATCTTCTATTAGTTTTATTCGGTATTTCACTTTGGGGCGTGGTGAAATACAAACCGTTCAAAGTGTCACATCGATTGATGGCCGCTGTCTATTTGATGATTGCGGTTCACTCTGTGTTGTTGATCAAGCGAGCCTATTGGGGGGAGCCGATTTTCTATATTTCTATCGCATTCGCCTTAATTGGCAGCGCTGCGGCTTTCTATAGCTTATTGGGTTTGGTTGGTCGAATGAACCGCCACAGCATGAAAGTGAAATCGACGCGCTTTTTCCCTCAAGCTCGTGTTATGGAGTTGGTAGTTACCCCAACGGACTCTTGGCAGGGGCATAAAGCAGGACAATTCGCTTATGTACGATTTGGTAATGAAGATCCGCATCCGTTTACGATTGCATCGGCTAATGGTGAACCTGAGCTACGATTTTTAATCAAAGAGCTTGGGGATTTTACAACTGGCTTGTTCGAGCGAATAGAAGCAGGGGATGAGGTCACTTTGGAAGGACCTTATGGCCGTTTAGAGTTTGACGTCAGCAAACCTCAAATCTGGATTGCTGGTGGGGTTGGTATTGCGGTTTTCTTTGCGATACTTGCTTCATTAAAACAGCGCAGATCACATCAGCCAGTGCATCTATTCTATTGTGCTCGAGGATTGGATAGCCATTTAGTGGATGAGTTGTGGCATTACGCTCATCACGCTGAGGTTGAGTTAAGTGTTATTGATACTCAGGTTTCGACGAGACTGAACGCAAAACGCATCGTTAAGCAGTGTGGGGATTTGGCAGACTATGAACTTTATTTCTGTGGGCCTGAGGCGTTTTCCGACACATTGAAACAGCAATTGGCTGAGTATCAATTCGATATCGAACATCACTATCATGAAGAGTTGTTCGTAATGAGATAA
- a CDS encoding YhcH/YjgK/YiaL family protein encodes MICGNLLSLETAGLPRAFKDILSHPECLLESLIQSDDGKMQLSNEEWFVNIGPAQTQEQEVRHTEFHNLYADIQVVLEGEEIINYGVVDCSDEEAVEKKPDLFILANPKLSQSVHLKSGDFAIFMPGEPHQALCMVSEPKQIRKAVFKVPRSILGE; translated from the coding sequence ATGATATGTGGAAATCTATTATCGCTAGAAACGGCAGGATTGCCGCGAGCGTTTAAAGACATTTTATCTCATCCGGAGTGTTTACTTGAGTCGCTCATTCAATCTGATGACGGGAAAATGCAATTATCTAATGAAGAGTGGTTCGTTAATATTGGTCCGGCACAAACACAAGAACAAGAAGTAAGACACACAGAGTTTCATAACCTTTATGCCGATATACAAGTGGTCTTGGAAGGTGAGGAGATCATCAATTATGGCGTTGTCGATTGTTCAGATGAAGAAGCGGTAGAAAAGAAACCGGATTTATTCATCTTGGCTAATCCAAAGCTGTCTCAATCGGTGCACCTTAAATCAGGTGACTTCGCGATTTTTATGCCAGGTGAGCCTCATCAGGCTTTGTGTATGGTTTCTGAACCAAAACAAATCCGCAAAGCCGTTTTCAAAGTCCCGCGATCTATCTTGGGAGAGTGA
- a CDS encoding iron-containing alcohol dehydrogenase, whose protein sequence is MNIFTTVISGGIEQMFQVLSSEQNLLIMTDSNVIKLDKVQSFVSSLDKQGYHYTLVSDLPAEPTNLDVESLLDTLPENVDAVVGIGGGSVLDISKLISVLYASPSENLACFNRLLEGETPESRIPLVLVPTTAGTGAEATPNSIIAIPERATKVGIISPVMLPDYVALVPELTTSMPAHITASTGIDALCHLIECYTASVANPVGDNYALIGMQKFFANIEQVIETPEDLMVRLNLLWASYYGGASISHSGTHLVHALSYPLGGKYKIPHGLANSLLLVPVMKHIYSHCEEKLANVYRLLPSANLELSEAEMASALVDYLENLVQKLGLPTYLNDIGIEREQLPELAASAMQVTRLLNHSPVKVSEQDVLELYQSITK, encoded by the coding sequence ATGAATATTTTTACAACTGTGATAAGTGGTGGCATCGAACAGATGTTTCAGGTGTTATCAAGTGAACAGAATCTGTTAATAATGACAGACAGCAACGTTATTAAGCTGGACAAAGTTCAGTCGTTTGTTTCTTCACTTGATAAGCAGGGATACCACTATACGTTAGTCAGCGATTTACCTGCAGAGCCGACCAACCTTGATGTCGAAAGCCTACTCGATACATTGCCAGAGAACGTAGATGCTGTTGTTGGTATCGGCGGTGGTAGTGTCCTTGATATTTCAAAACTAATTTCTGTGCTTTACGCATCACCTTCAGAGAATCTGGCGTGCTTTAACCGCTTATTAGAAGGTGAAACACCAGAGTCACGAATTCCTTTAGTGCTTGTTCCTACTACAGCAGGTACTGGTGCAGAAGCAACGCCAAACTCAATCATCGCGATCCCAGAGCGTGCAACAAAAGTGGGCATCATTTCTCCTGTGATGCTTCCTGATTATGTTGCTCTGGTTCCTGAGTTGACCACTTCTATGCCAGCGCACATTACTGCTTCAACAGGGATTGATGCGCTATGTCACTTAATCGAGTGTTACACCGCGAGCGTAGCAAACCCAGTTGGTGATAACTACGCGCTGATCGGCATGCAGAAGTTTTTCGCGAATATCGAGCAAGTGATTGAAACACCAGAAGACTTAATGGTTCGACTTAACCTGTTGTGGGCTTCGTACTACGGCGGGGCATCCATTTCTCATTCTGGTACCCACCTTGTGCATGCGTTGTCTTACCCACTTGGCGGCAAATATAAAATTCCACATGGCCTGGCGAACTCACTGTTACTCGTGCCAGTTATGAAGCATATCTACAGTCACTGCGAAGAAAAGTTAGCGAATGTCTACCGACTACTGCCTTCTGCCAACCTTGAGTTGTCTGAAGCAGAAATGGCATCCGCGTTGGTAGATTACTTAGAAAACCTAGTACAAAAGCTAGGTCTACCTACTTACCTCAATGACATTGGCATTGAGCGCGAACAGTTGCCTGAGTTGGCGGCGAGCGCAATGCAAGTAACCCGTTTACTTAACCATTCACCAGTTAAAGTTTCTGAACAAGATGTTTTGGAGCTTTATCAGAGCATCACGAAGTAA
- the speG gene encoding spermidine N1-acetyltransferase: MTKGLKMRALERSDLRFIHELNNNRNIMAYWFEEPYESYDELEELYRKHIHDDAERRFVVEDTDGIVIGLVELIEINYIHRSAEFQIIIAPEHQGLGYAMEMINRALDYSFSILNLRKIYLLVAVENEIAIHLYKKCGFIEEGHLVEEYFINGGYRDVIRMYILKHQYQKPIEEKKDSN, from the coding sequence ATGACTAAAGGCCTTAAAATGCGTGCATTAGAACGCTCAGACCTTCGTTTTATCCACGAACTCAATAACAACCGCAATATCATGGCTTACTGGTTTGAAGAGCCTTACGAATCTTATGATGAACTGGAGGAGCTTTACCGCAAGCACATACATGACGATGCAGAAAGGCGTTTCGTCGTAGAGGATACTGACGGTATTGTTATCGGCTTAGTTGAACTTATTGAAATCAACTACATTCACCGAAGTGCAGAGTTTCAGATCATCATTGCACCCGAACACCAAGGCCTAGGCTACGCGATGGAAATGATCAACCGCGCTTTAGATTATTCTTTTTCTATTCTCAATCTGCGTAAAATTTATCTACTGGTCGCAGTAGAAAATGAAATTGCTATCCACCTATATAAAAAGTGTGGCTTTATCGAAGAGGGCCACTTGGTCGAAGAGTACTTTATTAATGGTGGTTATCGAGACGTTATACGCATGTACATTCTGAAACATCAATATCAAAAGCCGATAGAAGAAAAGAAAGATAGCAATTAA
- a CDS encoding TAXI family TRAP transporter solute-binding subunit: protein MFNKNLKSALKTAVLCSTLVAAGVQAASTASIISQPPGNGWYTYGTTFSQLIPRATNDEYKIKLIPRGGGMTNPVVVNQEKADFGFATSNAAVWARDGLTDIYKGRTNKELRMVLDNVQQAYTITVARKAWVDQTGNDTWEKIINADKVIIAMKPTGSQVPIIADYIFESLGSDFETLKKEGKIVQMGSGQASQMMRDNAIDVYIDNVPAMHPNLTEMTLTSDVTYIPYSDKTLKNLAKVGLPTGTMPSGTYDGQTADYVNPVSATVFLTNSKVSDDVVYNVTKSLVENQAEIKKSHSPLKFWHPEEIGQAEQLVELHPGAAKYYKEQGWIK, encoded by the coding sequence ATGTTTAACAAAAACCTTAAATCTGCACTCAAAACCGCTGTATTGTGTTCAACTCTTGTTGCAGCAGGCGTACAAGCTGCCTCTACCGCAAGTATTATTTCTCAGCCACCAGGAAACGGCTGGTACACGTATGGCACGACATTTTCACAATTAATTCCTCGCGCTACTAACGATGAGTACAAAATCAAACTTATCCCTCGTGGTGGCGGTATGACAAACCCTGTGGTTGTAAACCAAGAGAAAGCTGACTTTGGTTTCGCAACATCTAACGCTGCTGTTTGGGCTCGCGATGGTCTGACAGACATCTATAAAGGCCGCACGAACAAAGAACTGCGAATGGTTCTGGATAATGTTCAACAAGCGTACACCATCACTGTGGCTCGTAAAGCGTGGGTTGATCAGACTGGTAACGATACTTGGGAAAAAATCATCAACGCCGATAAAGTCATTATCGCGATGAAGCCAACAGGTTCTCAGGTTCCTATCATTGCTGATTACATCTTTGAATCTTTAGGTTCCGACTTCGAGACCTTAAAGAAAGAAGGTAAGATTGTTCAAATGGGCAGTGGTCAAGCAAGCCAAATGATGCGTGATAACGCTATCGATGTTTATATTGATAACGTTCCAGCGATGCACCCTAACTTGACTGAAATGACACTAACAAGTGATGTCACTTATATCCCTTACTCAGATAAGACGCTTAAAAATTTAGCAAAAGTTGGCCTGCCAACGGGCACGATGCCTTCTGGTACTTATGATGGCCAAACGGCAGATTACGTAAACCCAGTTAGTGCTACTGTATTTTTAACTAACTCGAAAGTGAGTGATGACGTTGTTTATAACGTAACTAAGTCACTGGTTGAAAATCAGGCTGAAATTAAGAAGTCACACTCACCTCTAAAATTCTGGCACCCAGAAGAGATTGGTCAAGCAGAGCAACTAGTTGAGCTACACCCAGGCGCAGCTAAATATTACAAAGAACAAGGCTGGATTAAATAA
- a CDS encoding dihydrodipicolinate synthase family protein, giving the protein MTSPITGPHVAVVTPFDSQGTLDEAALRAQVRRQLSNGNKIFCNGTNGEFFVLSDYEKRRVTEICLDEAKDSSLVVTHIGETNLAQTIQHGKDVAAMGIKAVSVITPWFSALRPQELVRYFQQVADAVPVPVYLYNIPARTGNTITPEIAAELAKHPNIYGIKDSAGSLESLQGFLAVSEEAENFDVLTGPDSLILTGYNLGAVGCISGIANIVPELVNQVYQGFVQDDQELANQAQEKINHLRATLYPIAFAPAVVKKTMNLLGEKVGESRYPVYFTQEDTDKILSIVNA; this is encoded by the coding sequence ATGACCAGCCCAATAACAGGTCCACACGTTGCTGTTGTCACCCCTTTCGACAGTCAAGGTACATTGGACGAAGCTGCGCTAAGAGCACAAGTTCGCAGACAGCTATCAAACGGTAATAAGATTTTCTGTAATGGAACGAATGGCGAATTTTTTGTCTTGAGTGATTACGAAAAGCGTCGAGTAACAGAAATCTGTCTTGATGAAGCAAAAGATAGCAGCCTGGTTGTTACTCATATTGGTGAAACGAATCTTGCTCAAACCATTCAACATGGTAAAGACGTTGCAGCGATGGGTATCAAGGCGGTTTCTGTGATTACGCCATGGTTCTCAGCACTGCGTCCACAAGAGTTAGTGCGTTATTTCCAACAAGTTGCAGATGCGGTGCCAGTACCTGTTTACTTGTACAACATTCCTGCTCGCACCGGAAACACGATCACGCCAGAGATTGCTGCCGAGTTAGCGAAGCATCCAAACATTTATGGCATCAAAGACAGCGCTGGTTCATTGGAAAGCCTGCAGGGATTTCTTGCTGTTAGTGAAGAAGCGGAAAACTTTGATGTACTGACTGGTCCGGACTCACTGATTCTGACTGGTTACAACCTGGGTGCTGTTGGTTGTATCTCGGGTATCGCGAATATTGTGCCTGAGCTCGTTAACCAGGTTTATCAAGGTTTCGTACAAGACGACCAAGAGTTAGCAAATCAAGCACAAGAAAAGATAAATCATTTACGTGCAACCCTATACCCAATTGCATTTGCGCCTGCTGTTGTTAAGAAAACGATGAATTTACTCGGTGAAAAAGTCGGAGAGAGCCGTTACCCGGTCTATTTCACTCAGGAAGATACCGACAAGATATTGTCTATTGTCAACGCATAG